Proteins encoded within one genomic window of Pygocentrus nattereri isolate fPygNat1 chromosome 9, fPygNat1.pri, whole genome shotgun sequence:
- the her12 gene encoding hairy-related 12 translates to MAPHSTTLFNFDHMRFSDKDRFKLRKPIVEKMRRDRINSCIDQLKKLLEKELHSQDPSTKLEKADILEMTVSFLKQQQQLPAVLAQRDYNEGYSHCWRESLHFLNIHSSRGQPAQELQQLHQAQRSASTELSCSPPSPSNSSTSSSKHSLTAQQQQQPGRPVWRPW, encoded by the exons ATGGCTCCACACTCAACTACTCTCTTCAACTTTGACCACATGAGATTCAGCGATAAGGACAGATTTAAg CTTAGAAAGCCAATTGTAGAGAAGATGCGCCGGGACCGCATCAACAGCTGCATCGACCAGCTCAAGAAATTGCTGGAGAAAGAGCTCCACAGCCAAGACCCCAGCACCAAGCTGGAGAAAGCCGACATCCTGGAGATGACGGTCAGCTTcttgaagcagcagcagcagctgccgGCAGTGCTAGCCCAGAGGGACTATAACGAAGGCTATTCGCACTGCTGGAGGGAGTCTCTGCACTTCCTTAACATCCATTCAAGCAGAGGACAACCAGCCCAGgaactccagcagctccaccAAGCTCAGAGGTCTGCCAGCACAGAGCTCAGCTGCAGCCCACCTTCACCCAGCAACAGCTCTACCTCCAGCTCCAAGCACAGTCTAACTGctcagcagcaacagcagcctgGCAGGCCTGTCTGGAGGCCCTGGTAA